From a single Methanofollis sp. W23 genomic region:
- a CDS encoding right-handed parallel beta-helix repeat-containing protein: protein MNTVLSSGKKGVISLVLLAALIILVHPVAAGEEGAGPPETYSPEACPSPLPLENFTHPRDWYISATGTGNYTTLHEIPEIGAGDTIHLWGVENHTYDGGIAIDAPDVTVTRWEGSPVQPLVTSAGNTTPAFTVTADHATFLDLDISGNRLNYDNSRGAGINAAGDPGAPLRGLTIIDCTFAGNAVEGNTTRGGALYTEYVDDLQVERTAFRGNFVAGGPGGGVYIWRCENATFTDTGFISNRAMAPYGGGAYFNESRNAAFTNVTFFDNYVWGCAGGARFEHCDAATFTDTVFIDNEALSNCGGAEFEDCDALALTDTSFTGNEAWGSAGGARFWKCHNTTLTGTTVTGNTATKWYGGGVDFSFCENVTVAATTFTANSARYGGGIYFAGCENATVTTTSFIDNTAQLGGGAYFRWCDAPVLITSTTFTNNTAREAGGGAGFEECTDVMLADCRLDNPTNLYAETSAGVLNTTRTPGTNIAGGPYLGGNLWLRDPAQNISEWGIDADGDGICDLPLAIDGFGTDYLPLVSAP, encoded by the coding sequence ATGAATACGGTCCTTTCTTCTGGAAAAAAAGGAGTGATTTCTCTTGTTCTGCTCGCCGCCCTGATCATTCTTGTCCATCCGGTCGCCGCCGGCGAAGAGGGCGCAGGGCCGCCTGAGACGTATTCGCCTGAGGCATGTCCGTCACCCCTGCCGCTTGAGAACTTCACGCACCCGAGAGACTGGTATATCTCTGCGACCGGCACCGGGAACTACACCACTCTCCATGAGATCCCTGAGATCGGCGCAGGCGACACCATCCATCTCTGGGGCGTGGAGAACCACACCTACGACGGCGGGATCGCCATCGACGCACCCGACGTCACCGTCACACGCTGGGAGGGATCGCCCGTCCAACCGCTCGTCACCAGCGCTGGCAACACCACGCCAGCGTTCACCGTCACCGCCGACCACGCCACCTTCCTCGACCTCGACATCTCGGGGAACCGGTTGAATTATGATAATAGCCGCGGTGCCGGGATCAATGCCGCCGGAGATCCTGGGGCCCCTCTGAGGGGCCTCACCATCATCGACTGCACTTTTGCCGGGAACGCCGTTGAAGGGAACACTACACGCGGCGGTGCGCTCTACACCGAGTACGTCGACGACCTCCAGGTGGAGAGGACGGCATTCCGCGGCAACTTCGTAGCAGGGGGGCCTGGCGGCGGGGTATACATATGGAGATGCGAGAACGCCACGTTCACCGACACCGGTTTCATCTCCAACCGTGCAATGGCCCCCTATGGCGGCGGGGCATACTTCAATGAGTCGAGGAACGCGGCGTTTACCAACGTCACATTCTTCGACAACTACGTGTGGGGGTGCGCTGGCGGGGCGCGCTTTGAGCACTGCGATGCCGCCACCTTCACCGACACCGTCTTCATCGACAACGAGGCACTTTCGAACTGCGGTGGGGCAGAATTCGAGGACTGCGATGCCCTCGCCCTCACCGACACCTCCTTCACCGGCAACGAGGCATGGGGGTCCGCTGGAGGGGCACGCTTCTGGAAATGCCATAACACCACACTCACCGGCACCACCGTCACCGGCAACACAGCAACAAAGTGGTACGGCGGCGGGGTGGACTTCTCCTTCTGCGAGAATGTCACGGTCGCCGCCACCACCTTCACCGCCAACAGCGCACGATACGGTGGCGGGATCTACTTTGCGGGGTGCGAAAATGCCACAGTCACCACCACTTCCTTCATCGACAACACCGCACAACTCGGCGGCGGGGCGTACTTCAGATGGTGCGATGCCCCTGTCCTCATCACCTCTACTACCTTTACCAACAACACCGCCAGGGAGGCCGGCGGCGGGGCAGGCTTTGAGGAGTGTACAGACGTCATGCTCGCCGACTGCCGCCTCGACAACCCCACCAACCTCTATGCAGAGACCTCTGCCGGCGTCCTCAACACCACCCGCACCCCCGGCACGAACATCGCCGGAGGACCGTACCTCGGCGGCAACCTCTGGCTGCGTGACCCCGCCCAGAACATCTCTGAGTGGGGCATCGACGCCGACGGCGACGGGATCTGCGACCTGCCGCTGGCCATCGACGGCTTTGGCACCGATTATCTCCCGCTGGTCTCCGCACCCTGA
- a CDS encoding type II toxin-antitoxin system HicB family antitoxin: MKLRVVLEPSDEGGYTIYVPGLPGCISEGDTREDALRNIREAIDLYLETVEDDCVLSENAEQIEIAV, translated from the coding sequence ATGAAACTGCGTGTCGTGTTGGAACCGAGCGACGAAGGGGGATATACGATCTATGTCCCCGGTCTTCCGGGGTGTATCAGCGAGGGCGACACCAGGGAAGACGCACTCCGCAATATCAGGGAGGCGATTGACCTCTACCTGGAGACGGTCGAGGACGACTGTGTCCTGAGCGAGAATGCCGAGCAGATCGAGATCGCGGTATGA
- a CDS encoding type II toxin-antitoxin system HicA family toxin yields MNKVPVLNYDRIITALQRDGWVVVRQRGAHIRLHKHLPDTTLKLTVPAHTPVKRSTLSHILKQADMSVEKLNSLLSD; encoded by the coding sequence ATGAACAAAGTGCCGGTCCTCAATTATGACAGAATCATCACCGCCCTCCAGAGGGACGGATGGGTGGTGGTCCGCCAGCGGGGCGCTCATATCCGCCTGCACAAGCATCTCCCTGACACGACCCTGAAACTGACCGTCCCGGCGCACACCCCGGTGAAACGTTCCACCCTCTCACATATTTTAAAACAGGCCGACATGTCGGTCGAAAAACTGAACTCACTCCTCTCGGATTGA
- the ileS gene encoding isoleucine--tRNA ligase: protein MKEVTSSYDAQAVEASAQKFWQEHDTYHAVKDLRQSGTQFFFVDGPPYTTGHIHLGTAWNKIIKDAILRQKRMRGMNVIERAGYDMHGLPIEVQVEHELGFASKKDIEAYGIDRFIERCREYALTKMDEMSDQFRDLGIWLDFDHPYQTLKKEYIEAAWWTLKEAEKNGKLERGHRVVNWCPRCETAIADSEVEYDDAVDPSIFVKFPVKGAENEYLVIWTTTPWTLPANVAIAVHKKITYALVAARKDGREENLWIAKDLVESVLKKGKYQDYDLIKTLPGTDLVGTEYESPLVGQVPIQAEIPHRVVLADYVALENTGLVHTAPGHGWDDFLTGIREGLPIFCPVDGSGRYTRKAGAFEGLYVKDPATNQQVLDALGDHLLHEGKITHRYGHCWRCKTPIIYRATEQWFIKASEMRDDLLAEIDKVEWHPDWAGSARFHDWVKEARDWCVSRQRYWGIPIPVWQCDTCDHREVYASVEELEAASGQTVKDPHRPYVDAVTVPCSCGGTMHRVSDIFDVWFDSAVASWATLGFPGNKAEFEKYWPADFITEGQDQTRGWFYSQLGASMVAFGRAPYKSVLMHGFALDSTGKKMSKSLGNVVVPSEVIETFGVDVLRLYVLWANAPWDDMKFNWDGVKTVNRALNILWNVYRFPLPYMALDNFAPATTAEGVWDEEAVKARLDGDQMPDEDRWILSRVNTLCQEVNADFEDYTLHKITRALVTFVLEDFSRWYLQIVRPRMWLDEDAPEKQCAYETVYYVLRRLVQLYAPFTPHLTEAIYQNLRCEGDPESVHMLDWPETDAALVDRDLEAAMAVVQAFDDAAATARQDGKRKLRWPVAEVVVATDSEEVKAAVVRLNGLCTSRANAKAVTVVGGHWERIGWQAEAVMRAIGPKFGREGPKVRAAIEAADGTALRAALAESGTATLGEIEVTPEMVTFVEAMPDGIFSAGMDDATVYVDVNLTPEIEAEGFAREAIRRLQDMRKQHDLKVDDHIAAEIGVDDARVAGLLQTWAEGIGGEVRATGLDIHDGAGLKNEWAFTAEWEVEGVAMTMGLSLAEE, encoded by the coding sequence GTGAAAGAGGTAACCAGCAGCTATGACGCACAGGCAGTCGAGGCCTCTGCCCAGAAATTCTGGCAGGAACACGACACCTACCACGCCGTAAAAGATCTCCGACAGTCGGGCACACAGTTCTTCTTCGTGGACGGCCCGCCCTACACCACCGGGCACATCCACCTGGGCACCGCCTGGAACAAGATCATCAAAGACGCCATCCTCCGCCAGAAGAGGATGCGCGGGATGAACGTCATCGAGCGGGCCGGCTACGACATGCACGGCCTCCCCATCGAAGTCCAGGTCGAACACGAACTCGGGTTCGCCTCGAAAAAAGACATCGAAGCCTACGGCATCGACCGGTTCATCGAACGCTGCCGTGAGTACGCCCTCACCAAGATGGACGAGATGTCGGACCAGTTCAGAGACCTCGGCATCTGGCTCGACTTCGACCACCCCTACCAGACCCTCAAGAAAGAATATATCGAAGCGGCCTGGTGGACCCTCAAAGAAGCCGAGAAGAACGGAAAACTCGAACGCGGCCACCGCGTCGTGAACTGGTGCCCCAGGTGCGAGACGGCGATCGCCGACTCAGAAGTCGAATACGACGACGCCGTCGACCCCTCGATCTTCGTCAAGTTCCCGGTCAAGGGCGCCGAGAACGAATACCTCGTCATCTGGACCACCACCCCCTGGACCCTCCCGGCGAACGTCGCCATCGCCGTCCACAAAAAGATCACCTACGCCCTCGTCGCCGCCCGCAAAGACGGCCGCGAGGAGAACCTCTGGATCGCCAAAGACCTCGTCGAGAGCGTGCTCAAGAAAGGGAAATACCAAGACTACGACCTCATCAAAACCCTGCCCGGCACCGACCTCGTCGGCACCGAATACGAGTCCCCGCTCGTCGGACAGGTCCCCATCCAGGCCGAGATCCCGCACCGCGTCGTCCTCGCCGACTACGTCGCCCTCGAAAACACCGGGCTCGTCCACACCGCACCAGGCCACGGCTGGGACGACTTCCTCACCGGGATACGCGAAGGCCTCCCCATCTTCTGTCCCGTCGACGGCAGCGGACGCTACACCAGGAAGGCCGGCGCCTTCGAAGGACTCTACGTCAAAGACCCGGCCACCAACCAGCAGGTCCTCGACGCCCTCGGCGACCACCTCCTCCACGAAGGCAAGATCACCCACCGCTACGGCCACTGCTGGCGGTGCAAGACCCCGATCATCTACCGCGCCACCGAACAGTGGTTCATCAAGGCCTCGGAGATGCGCGACGACCTCCTCGCCGAAATCGACAAAGTCGAGTGGCACCCCGACTGGGCAGGCAGCGCCAGGTTCCACGACTGGGTCAAAGAGGCCCGTGACTGGTGCGTCTCCCGCCAGCGCTACTGGGGCATCCCGATCCCGGTCTGGCAGTGCGACACCTGCGACCACCGCGAGGTCTACGCCTCGGTCGAAGAACTCGAAGCCGCCAGCGGGCAGACCGTCAAAGACCCGCACCGCCCGTACGTCGACGCGGTCACCGTCCCGTGCTCGTGCGGCGGGACCATGCACCGCGTCTCCGACATCTTCGACGTCTGGTTCGACTCGGCGGTCGCTTCCTGGGCCACCCTCGGGTTCCCTGGCAACAAAGCGGAGTTCGAGAAATACTGGCCTGCCGACTTCATCACCGAAGGCCAGGACCAGACCCGCGGCTGGTTCTACTCGCAGCTCGGCGCCTCCATGGTCGCCTTCGGTCGGGCGCCGTATAAGTCGGTGCTCATGCACGGGTTCGCCCTCGACTCGACAGGCAAGAAGATGTCCAAGAGCCTTGGCAACGTCGTCGTTCCCTCAGAAGTGATCGAGACGTTCGGGGTCGACGTCCTCCGTCTCTATGTCCTCTGGGCCAACGCCCCCTGGGACGACATGAAGTTCAACTGGGACGGGGTCAAGACGGTCAACCGTGCGCTCAACATCCTCTGGAACGTCTACCGGTTCCCGCTCCCGTACATGGCCCTCGACAACTTCGCCCCCGCGACCACGGCCGAGGGCGTCTGGGACGAGGAAGCCGTGAAGGCACGGCTCGACGGGGACCAGATGCCAGACGAAGACCGGTGGATCCTCTCGCGGGTCAACACCCTCTGCCAGGAGGTGAACGCCGACTTCGAGGACTACACCCTCCACAAGATCACGCGGGCCCTCGTCACCTTCGTGCTCGAAGACTTCTCCAGGTGGTACCTCCAGATCGTGCGCCCGCGGATGTGGCTCGACGAGGACGCTCCCGAGAAACAGTGCGCCTACGAGACGGTCTACTACGTCCTCAGGAGGCTCGTGCAACTCTATGCACCCTTCACCCCGCACCTCACCGAGGCGATCTACCAGAACCTGCGGTGCGAGGGCGACCCAGAGAGCGTGCACATGCTCGACTGGCCGGAGACCGACGCCGCCCTCGTCGACAGAGACCTGGAAGCGGCGATGGCAGTGGTGCAAGCCTTCGACGACGCCGCCGCCACCGCACGCCAGGACGGAAAACGCAAACTCCGCTGGCCTGTCGCCGAGGTGGTCGTGGCCACGGATTCAGAAGAGGTCAAGGCGGCGGTCGTGCGGCTCAACGGGCTCTGCACCTCGCGTGCGAACGCGAAGGCGGTCACGGTCGTCGGCGGGCACTGGGAGCGTATCGGGTGGCAGGCCGAGGCCGTGATGCGGGCGATCGGCCCGAAGTTCGGGCGCGAGGGGCCAAAGGTCAGGGCGGCGATCGAGGCGGCCGACGGTACCGCCCTCAGGGCCGCCCTGGCCGAGTCAGGGACCGCAACCCTCGGCGAGATCGAGGTGACCCCCGAGATGGTCACCTTTGTCGAGGCCATGCCTGACGGGATCTTCTCTGCCGGGATGGACGACGCCACGGTCTACGTCGACGTCAACCTCACGCCCGAGATCGAGGCCGAAGGGTTTGCCCGCGAGGCGATCAGGCGTCTCCAGGACATGCGCAAACAGCACGATCTCAAGGTCGACGACCATATCGCCGCCGAGATCGGCGTCGACGACGCACGGGTCGCCGGGCTCCTCCAGACCTGGGCTGAGGGGATCGGCGGCGAGGTGCGGGCCACGGGCCTCGACATCCACGACGGCGCCGGACTCAAAAACGAATGGGCATTCACCGCCGAGTGGGAGGTCGAAGGCGTCGCAATGACGATGGGGCTCTCACTCGCCGAGGAGTGA
- a CDS encoding tRNA(His) guanylyltransferase Thg1 family protein translates to MDTHEIFSTLAIFPPVILRLDGRAFHRLTRTCVKPFDDRFHAAMVGTCRRLLAESGLNPVFGYTFSDEISLYFADLPFGGRVEKLDSVAASYAASAFTLEAGLDAPVAFDSRVIPTTQAHTQDYLAMRQAEAWRNHINAYCQAALLDEGLTPRKVGARLKGMNAAGMHEMMFARGVNLAETPAWQRRGTLVRHGQYTKEGMDPRTGERVVVERRRIDADEALPLFSAPEGHQYLRSLLGE, encoded by the coding sequence ATGGACACCCACGAGATCTTTTCCACCCTTGCCATCTTTCCTCCGGTGATCCTCAGGCTCGACGGCCGGGCCTTTCACCGCCTGACCCGCACCTGCGTCAAACCCTTCGACGACCGGTTCCACGCGGCGATGGTCGGGACCTGCCGGCGTCTCCTCGCCGAGAGCGGGCTCAACCCGGTCTTTGGGTATACGTTCTCAGACGAGATCAGTCTCTATTTTGCCGACCTGCCCTTCGGCGGACGGGTCGAGAAACTCGATTCGGTCGCCGCCTCGTACGCCGCGAGCGCCTTCACCCTCGAGGCCGGGCTCGACGCACCGGTCGCCTTCGACAGCCGGGTGATCCCGACGACCCAGGCCCATACCCAGGACTACCTGGCCATGCGCCAGGCCGAGGCGTGGCGCAACCACATCAACGCCTACTGCCAGGCCGCCCTCCTCGACGAGGGGCTCACCCCCCGCAAGGTCGGCGCACGCCTGAAAGGGATGAACGCCGCCGGGATGCACGAGATGATGTTTGCACGCGGGGTCAACCTTGCCGAAACTCCGGCCTGGCAGCGGCGCGGCACCCTGGTCAGGCACGGACAATATACAAAAGAGGGAATGGACCCCAGGACCGGCGAGCGGGTCGTCGTCGAACGCCGACGGATCGACGCCGACGAGGCCCTCCCGCTCTTCTCGGCCCCAGAGGGGCATCAGTATCTTCGGTCACTCCTCGGCGAGTGA
- a CDS encoding PRC-barrel domain-containing protein, translating into MKTQVTDLFGMNVYTEKAVYIGDVDDVLIDIDGKKIESLAVGNLNPEIADPRGHRGYLIPYRIIKVIGDIIIIRHVAGAFRKAAASNDIVEA; encoded by the coding sequence ATGAAGACACAGGTCACAGATCTCTTTGGGATGAACGTCTACACCGAGAAGGCGGTTTACATCGGAGACGTCGACGACGTCCTGATCGACATCGACGGCAAGAAGATCGAGTCGCTCGCCGTCGGCAACCTCAACCCCGAGATCGCCGATCCCAGAGGCCACCGCGGCTACCTCATCCCTTACCGGATCATCAAGGTCATCGGCGACATCATCATCATCCGCCACGTCGCCGGGGCGTTCAGGAAGGCAGCGGCCAGCAACGATATCGTGGAAGCGTAA
- a CDS encoding CBS domain-containing protein, with amino-acid sequence MNGSLRIGHLFGIPIYLHWTFLLVIPLFAWIIGSQIVLTTQLLASLFGLEITMTLYLQGWMPYILGTLVVLGLFAGVLVHELAHSLVAKSKGIRIHSITLLIFGGVASMEEEMPDPKVELPMALVGPLTSGAIGGIFLAITYGIAAAATAGAVDEGVAGVLVFFFGYLALLNIILFLFNLLPAFPMDGGRVLRAWLAKKMPLHQATKIAADVGRGFAVFFGIFGFLILSPILVIIAFFIYIGANQEATAVRYNFLLKDVVVKDVMSAPVTTVRPDQPVMEVVAMMYETKHLGFPVVEHGEVIGMVTLGDVHAAPPIDREAMQVRDLMSKEVMMLKPSSPLTEAMKIMSRSGIGRIPVMEAGELVGIVTRTDVLTTLEIKEA; translated from the coding sequence ATGAACGGATCCCTCAGGATCGGGCACCTATTTGGTATTCCTATCTATCTTCACTGGACGTTTCTCCTGGTCATCCCGCTCTTCGCCTGGATCATCGGCAGCCAGATCGTGCTCACGACCCAGTTGCTGGCAAGTCTGTTCGGGCTCGAGATCACGATGACCCTCTATCTCCAGGGGTGGATGCCCTATATCCTCGGGACGCTGGTGGTGCTCGGGCTTTTCGCCGGGGTGCTGGTCCATGAACTGGCGCATTCGCTGGTGGCGAAGTCGAAGGGGATCAGGATCCATTCGATCACGCTCCTCATCTTCGGCGGGGTGGCGTCGATGGAGGAGGAGATGCCTGACCCGAAGGTGGAGCTCCCGATGGCCCTGGTGGGGCCGTTGACGAGCGGGGCGATCGGCGGGATTTTTCTGGCGATCACCTACGGGATCGCGGCGGCGGCGACGGCGGGGGCGGTGGACGAGGGCGTGGCCGGGGTGCTCGTCTTCTTCTTCGGCTACCTGGCGCTCCTCAACATCATCCTCTTCCTGTTCAATCTGCTCCCGGCGTTCCCGATGGACGGGGGTAGGGTGCTGCGGGCGTGGCTGGCAAAGAAGATGCCCTTGCACCAGGCGACAAAGATCGCCGCCGACGTGGGGCGGGGGTTTGCGGTCTTCTTCGGGATCTTCGGGTTTTTGATCCTCAGTCCGATCCTGGTCATCATCGCCTTTTTCATTTATATCGGGGCGAACCAGGAGGCGACGGCGGTCAGGTATAATTTCTTGCTCAAGGATGTGGTGGTCAAGGACGTGATGAGTGCGCCGGTGACGACGGTGCGTCCTGACCAGCCGGTGATGGAGGTGGTGGCGATGATGTACGAGACGAAGCATCTGGGGTTTCCGGTGGTGGAGCACGGGGAGGTCATCGGGATGGTGACGCTCGGCGATGTCCATGCCGCCCCGCCGATCGACCGCGAGGCGATGCAGGTGCGTGACCTGATGTCAAAGGAGGTGATGATGCTCAAACCCTCGTCGCCGCTGACCGAGGCGATGAAGATCATGTCGAGGTCGGGGATCGGGCGGATCCCGGTGATGGAGGCGGGGGAGTTGGTCGGGATTGTGACGAGGACCGATGTGCTCACGACGCTGGAGATTAAGGAGGCGTGA
- a CDS encoding winged helix-turn-helix domain-containing protein encodes MIRPFEGVFGNTCELRLLEFLLPLEGMEFNITELSEEAGVSRNTVGKVVRKFVEWGILTASTAQIPKYSLNPASPIVRSLDTLNNSLIGRMLGDETVQEIHDYVREHASAVDFSDIETSTEEEWRNFPVRPAAGNGWGAGDGWCVGEPHSLSPAPPYETADDYDRGFPGYIQ; translated from the coding sequence ATGATTCGTCCGTTTGAAGGGGTGTTTGGGAACACCTGTGAATTACGGCTTCTCGAATTCCTCTTACCACTTGAAGGCATGGAGTTCAACATCACTGAACTCTCAGAAGAAGCAGGCGTGAGCAGGAACACCGTCGGGAAGGTGGTCAGGAAGTTTGTCGAGTGGGGTATCCTTACCGCCAGCACCGCCCAGATCCCGAAATACTCGCTGAACCCGGCGTCGCCGATCGTCCGGTCACTTGATACCCTGAACAATTCGTTGATCGGCCGGATGCTTGGCGACGAGACCGTTCAGGAGATTCATGACTATGTTCGGGAACATGCGTCCGCCGTTGATTTCTCAGATATTGAGACCTCGACTGAAGAAGAGTGGAGGAACTTCCCTGTCAGGCCTGCGGCAGGGAACGGATGGGGTGCCGGGGACGGGTGGTGCGTTGGTGAACCCCACTCGCTCTCCCCTGCTCCCCCGTATGAAACCGCAGACGATTATGACAGAGGATTTCCCGGATATATCCAGTAG
- a CDS encoding winged helix-turn-helix transcriptional regulator: protein MVLACIEAVKGTVRDTPGASIIVNLSGGPREILVALTVASVSHAPLIAQFTSYSDVSRHLSAIDLPSLTSPLRGRELEVLQDIQDFGPTSISDIAQRVQISESSASRYCARLLSNRLIDQTAQGKSKCALVRPSARVVLSICRKP from the coding sequence ATGGTCCTTGCATGCATCGAGGCGGTCAAAGGCACGGTGCGCGACACTCCGGGAGCGTCGATCATCGTAAATCTCTCTGGCGGGCCACGCGAGATCCTGGTCGCCCTCACCGTCGCGTCCGTAAGCCATGCGCCACTGATCGCTCAGTTCACCTCATATTCAGATGTGAGCCGGCACCTCTCTGCGATCGATCTCCCCTCCCTCACCTCGCCGCTCAGGGGCCGGGAGCTGGAGGTCCTCCAGGACATCCAGGACTTCGGCCCCACCTCGATCTCAGATATCGCACAACGTGTGCAGATCTCTGAAAGTTCAGCCTCGCGATATTGTGCGCGGTTGCTCTCGAACCGATTGATCGACCAGACTGCACAGGGGAAGAGCAAATGCGCACTGGTCAGGCCGTCTGCGAGGGTGGTCCTCTCGATCTGTCGGAAGCCCTGA
- a CDS encoding potassium/proton antiporter, with protein MLSLELVLVGIAVLFLISIIANKFAERLGVPALLIFLAVGMLAGSEGPGGIPFDDPGLAQTVGIVALAYILFSGGFDTRWEEVRPVLWQGIALSTVGVVLTALLLGGFAVLVLGFPPLTALLLGAVVSSTDAAAVFSVLRMARARLKGHLRPLLEFESGSNDPMAVLLTTGVISLILTPGASIFSLVPMFVQQMAVGGLMGYGLGMVVVYLINRLKLESEGLYPVFTFTMVPMTYGLTSLLGGNGFIAVYIAGLVVGNNDIVYKKSLIRFHDGIAWLMQILMFLALGLLVFPSALIAAAVPGMLTALFLLLVARPLAVMVTLLPWKMPVREKALVSWVGLRGAVPIILATYPLVAGVPGAETIFNMVFFIVLVSALVHGTSIPSVARWLGLAAPVGGTHRLSHELEADPDARSAFLDLVIPSGAASVGRQVVDLGLPKGALIILIQKGADRFVPSGGTVIEAGDSLLLLTTDDLAAAVRATLLDPEEGGGGEGRAGVRREVGKGA; from the coding sequence GTGCTCAGTCTCGAACTTGTCCTTGTCGGTATTGCGGTGCTCTTTCTCATCAGTATCATCGCCAACAAATTTGCAGAACGCCTCGGCGTCCCGGCCCTCCTCATCTTCCTTGCCGTCGGGATGCTCGCGGGCTCGGAAGGTCCTGGGGGGATCCCCTTCGACGACCCGGGGCTTGCGCAGACTGTCGGGATCGTCGCCCTCGCCTACATCCTCTTCTCTGGGGGGTTCGACACCAGGTGGGAGGAGGTCAGGCCTGTCCTCTGGCAGGGGATCGCCCTCTCGACCGTCGGCGTCGTCCTGACCGCCCTGCTCCTCGGCGGGTTTGCGGTCCTGGTCCTGGGGTTCCCGCCCCTGACCGCCCTCCTCCTCGGGGCGGTCGTCTCCTCCACCGATGCGGCGGCGGTCTTCTCGGTCCTGCGGATGGCGCGGGCGCGCCTGAAAGGGCACCTGCGGCCCTTGCTTGAGTTCGAGTCTGGGAGCAACGACCCCATGGCGGTCCTCCTGACCACCGGGGTCATCTCCTTGATCCTCACTCCCGGCGCCTCGATCTTCTCACTCGTCCCGATGTTTGTGCAGCAGATGGCGGTCGGGGGGCTCATGGGGTATGGCCTGGGGATGGTCGTCGTCTATCTTATCAACCGCCTGAAACTCGAATCTGAAGGACTGTACCCGGTGTTCACCTTCACGATGGTCCCGATGACCTATGGGCTGACCTCTCTCCTCGGGGGCAACGGGTTTATTGCGGTCTATATCGCCGGACTGGTCGTGGGCAACAACGACATTGTATACAAGAAGAGTCTGATCAGGTTCCATGACGGGATCGCCTGGCTCATGCAGATCCTGATGTTCCTTGCGCTGGGGCTCCTCGTCTTCCCTTCGGCGCTCATCGCGGCGGCGGTGCCGGGGATGCTCACCGCCCTCTTCCTGCTCCTGGTCGCCCGCCCGCTTGCGGTCATGGTCACCCTTCTCCCCTGGAAGATGCCGGTGCGCGAGAAGGCCCTGGTCTCCTGGGTCGGGCTGCGTGGAGCGGTGCCGATCATCCTTGCGACCTATCCTCTCGTGGCCGGGGTGCCTGGTGCGGAGACGATCTTCAACATGGTCTTCTTCATCGTCCTGGTCTCGGCGCTGGTGCATGGGACGTCGATCCCCTCGGTCGCAAGGTGGCTGGGGCTTGCGGCCCCGGTGGGGGGGACACACCGGCTCTCCCACGAGCTCGAGGCCGACCCCGACGCCCGGAGCGCTTTTCTCGACCTGGTCATCCCTTCCGGGGCGGCGTCGGTGGGCAGGCAGGTCGTCGACCTCGGGTTGCCGAAGGGGGCGCTCATCATCCTCATCCAGAAGGGTGCCGACCGGTTTGTCCCGAGCGGGGGCACGGTCATCGAGGCCGGCGACTCGCTCCTCCTCCTGACGACCGACGACCTTGCGGCGGCGGTCCGGGCGACTTTGCTCGATCCCGAGGAGGGAGGCGGTGGGGAGGGGCGGGCCGGTGTGCGCCGGGAGGTCGGCAAGGGGGCATGA